A region of Arabidopsis thaliana chromosome 5, partial sequence DNA encodes the following proteins:
- a CDS encoding RNA polymerase III RPC4 translates to MEQKPPVRKMKFAPKAPPKRVPKPEVKPEVVEDNSNSAQASELLRRVNERSLRKPKADKKVPASQVAWLGGVVNSTRSNKYLNRSNGAYGSTSTQEIEYKEPWDYYSYYPITLPMRRPYAGDPEVLDVEEFMQAGGHHEDSLNTAANLGLMEDSGEQKMFFMRLPSVPLASTPTENLETRPNIKGPVEKKTVDLKALPEGYMGKLLVYKSGAVKMKLGEVLYDVSPGLKSEFAQDVMVVNTEQKNCCLVGDVYKHAVLTPDIDSILKDIENI, encoded by the exons ATGGAGCAGAAACCACCAGTACGGAAG ATGAAGTTTGCCCCAAAAGCTCCACCCAAACGTGTGCCAAAACCTGAAGTTAAACC TGAAGTGGTTGAGGATAATAGTAACAGTGCACAAGCATCGGAATTGCTACGCAGAGTTAat GAAAGATCATTGCGCAAGCCAAAAGCGGACAAGAAAG TTCCTGCTTCTCAAGTTGCTTGGTTGGGGGGAGTGGTGAATTCAACCAGATCAAATAAGTACCTCAATAGATCAA ATGGTGCTTATGGATCAACCTCTACTCAGGAGATAGAGTATAAAGAACCATGG GATTACTACAGCTATTACCCTATCACACTTCCAATGAGGAGACCGTATGCAGGAGATCCAG AGGTTCTTGACGTGGAGGAGTTTATGCAGGCTGGAGGACATCATGAAGATTCACTTAACACAGCCGCTAATCTCGGTCTAATG GAGGATAGTGGAGaacagaaaatgttttttatgaGGCTACCTTCTGTTCCTTTGGCATCAACACCAACAGAAAACCTTGAAACAAGGCCAAATATCAAAGGCCCCGTTGAGAAGAAGACTGTTGATTTAAAAGCCTTGCCAGAAGGTTACATGGGCAAACTGTTAGTCTACAAAAGTGGTGCTGTCAAGATGAAACTTGGGGAAGTGCTTTATGAT GTAAGCCCAGGGTTGAAGAGCGAGTTTGCACAAGATGTGATGGTGGTTAACACAGAGCAGAAGAACTGTTGTCTGGTTGGAGATGTGTACAAGCATGCAGTTTTGACTCCTGATATTGATTCAATCTTGAAAGATATcgaaaatatatga
- a CDS encoding Bifunctional inhibitor/lipid-transfer protein/seed storage 2S albumin superfamily protein (Bifunctional inhibitor/lipid-transfer protein/seed storage 2S albumin superfamily protein; FUNCTIONS IN: lipid binding; INVOLVED IN: lipid transport; LOCATED IN: anchored to membrane; EXPRESSED IN: central cell, embryo, sepal, pedicel, pollen tube; EXPRESSED DURING: 4 anthesis, C globular stage; CONTAINS InterPro DOMAIN/s: Bifunctional inhibitor/plant lipid transfer protein/seed storage (InterPro:IPR016140), Plant lipid transfer protein/seed storage/trypsin-alpha amylase inhibitor (InterPro:IPR003612), Plant lipid transfer protein/Par allergen (InterPro:IPR000528), Plant lipid transfer protein/hydrophobic protein, helical domain (InterPro:IPR013770); BEST Arabidopsis thaliana protein match is: Bifunctional inhibitor/lipid-transfer protein/seed storage 2S albumin superfamily protein (TAIR:AT5G64080.2); Has 30201 Blast hits to 17322 proteins in 780 species: Archae - 12; Bacteria - 1396; Metazoa - 17338; Fungi - 3422; Plants - 5037; Viruses - 0; Other Eukaryotes - 2996 (source: NCBI BLink).), translating into MAYFSTATSLLLLVLSVSSPYVHGASDCDTLVITLFPCLPFISIGGTADTPTASCCSSLKNILDTKPICLCEGLKKAPLGIKLNVTKSATLPVACKLNAPPVSACDSLPPASPPTANGQGKWNLFGLFA; encoded by the exons ATGGCTTACTTCTCCACAGCGAcatctcttctcctcctcgtCCTCTCTGTTTCCTCTCCTTATGTTCATGGAGCCTCCGACTGCGACACCCTTGTGATTACCCTGTTCCCATGTTTACCTTTTATATCGATCGGGGGTACGGCCGATACACCCACAGCTTCATGCTGCTCCAGTCTCAAAAATATTCTCGATACGAAACCGATATGTCTATGCGAAGGGTTGAAGAAGGCACCTTTAGGAATCAAACTCAACGTTACTAAATCTGCTACTCTTCCCGTTGCTTGTAAACTTAATGCTCCTCCGGTGTCAGCTTGTGATTCAT TGCCTCCTGCTAGTCCTCCTACTGCTAATGGGCAAG ggAAATGGAATTTGTTTGGACTCTTTGCTTGA
- the PI-4KBETA2 gene encoding phosphatidylinositol 4-OH kinase beta2 (phosphatidylinositol 4-OH kinase beta2 (PI-4KBETA2); FUNCTIONS IN: inositol or phosphatidylinositol kinase activity, binding, phosphotransferase activity, alcohol group as acceptor; INVOLVED IN: phosphoinositide biosynthetic process, root hair cell tip growth, pollen tube growth; CONTAINS InterPro DOMAIN/s: Phosphatidylinositol 3-/4-kinase, catalytic (InterPro:IPR000403), Phosphatidylinositol Kinase (InterPro:IPR015433), Armadillo-type fold (InterPro:IPR016024), Phosphatidylinositol 3/4-kinase, conserved site (InterPro:IPR018936), Protein kinase-like domain (InterPro:IPR011009); BEST Arabidopsis thaliana protein match is: phosphatidylinositol 4-OH kinase beta1 (TAIR:AT5G64070.1); Has 7223 Blast hits to 5858 proteins in 401 species: Archae - 10; Bacteria - 146; Metazoa - 2545; Fungi - 1184; Plants - 443; Viruses - 52; Other Eukaryotes - 2843 (source: NCBI BLink).): MQMAQFLSLVRGDSIESPREITSPSNLISESGSNGWLIRFFDSSFFCEWIAVSYLYKHQHSGVRDYLCNRMYTLPLSGIESYLFQICYLMVHKPSPSLDKFVIDICAKSLKIALKVHWFLLAELEDSDDNEGISRIQEKCQIAATLVGEWSPLMRPHNEPSTPGSKVLNKFLSSKQKLFSLTLSPPTQKSLLFSPTSGSNLQDDGSQLSADDNKIFKRLIPSPKVRDALLFRKSADKEDEECEKDGFFKRLLRDSRGEDDEQRSNSEGFFKRLLKDNKSEEEEISNNSEGFFKRLRSSKGDEEELTSSSDGFFKRLLRDNKGDEEELGANSEGFFKKLLRDSKNEDEEPNANTEGFFKKLFHESKNEDDKVSNAVDDEEKDGFLKKLFKEKFDEKRNGNERNETDETVYTDETSGEDNGREGFFKKLFKEKFEDKPNIGKADDGNESEDDESSEFSLFRRLFRRHPEDVKTTLPSENCSNGGFVESSPGTENFFRKLFRDRDRSVEDSELFGSKKYKEKCPGSPKPQNNTPSKKPPLPNNTAAQFRKGSYHESLEFVHALCETSYDLVDIFPIEDRKTALRESIAEINSHLAQAETTGGICFPMGRGVYRVVNIPEDEYVLLNSREKVPYMICVEVLKAETPCGAKTTSTSLKLSKGGIPLANGDAFLHKPPPWAYPLSTAQEVYRNSADRMSLSTVEAIDQAMTHKSEVKLVNACLSVETHSNSNTKSVSSGVTGVLRTGLESDLEWVRLVLTADPGLRMESITDPKTPRRKEHRRVSSIVAYEEVRAAAAKGEAPPGLPLKGAGQDSSDAQPMANGGMLKAGDALSGEFWEGKRLRIRKDSIYGNLPGWDLRSIIVKSGDDCRQEHLAVQLISHFFDIFQEAGLPLWLRPYEVLVTSSYTALIETIPDTASIHSIKSRYPNITSLRDFFDAKFKENSPSFKLAQRNFVESMAGYSLVCYLLQIKDRHNGNLLMDEEGHIIHIDFGFMLSNSPGGVNFESAPFKLTRELLEVMDSDAEGLPSEFFDYFKVLCIQGFLTCRKHAERIILLVEMLQDSGFPCFKGGPRTIQNLRKRFHLSLTEEQCVSLVLSLISSSLDAWRTRQYDYYQRVLNGIR; the protein is encoded by the exons ATGCAGATGGCACAGTTTCTTTCATTGGTTCGAGGTGATTCGATTGAGTCTCCTCGTGAGATTACCTCGCCCAGTAACCTCATCAGCGAGTCCGGTTCGAATGGGTGGCTTATCCGCTTTTTtgattcttccttcttctgtgAGTGGATTGCAGTCAGTTATTTGTACAAGCACCAGCATTCGGGTGTGAGAGATTACTTATGCAATAGGATGTATACGCTTCCTTTATCCGGTATCGAGAGTTATTTGTTCCAGATATGCTACTTGATGGTGCACAAACCAAGTCCCTCACTTGATAAGTTTGTGATAGATATCTGTGCAAAGTCACTTAAGATAGCATTGAAAGTGCATTGGTTTTTGTTGGCGGAACTTGAGGATTCTGATGATAATGAAGGTATTAGTAGGATTCAAGAGAAGTGCCAAATTGCAGCTACTCTGGTGGGTGAGTGGTCGCCTCTTATGCGGCCACATAACGAGCCTTCAACTCCAGGGAGCAAGGTCCTTAATAAGTTTTTGTCATCAAAACAGAAGCTCTTCTCTTTGACTTTATCTCCACCCACCCAGAAGTCTTTACTATTCTCACCTACATCGGGGAGCAACTTGCAGGATGATGGTAGTCAGTTATCTGCGGACGACAATAAGATTTTTAAGAGACTAATCCCAAGTCCTAAAGTTAGAGATGCTTTATTGTTTAGGAAGTCAGCTGACAAAGAAGACGAGGAATGTGAAAAGGATGGATTTTTCAAGAGACTCTTGAGGGACAGCAGAGGTGAGGATGATGAACAAAGGTCAAACTCAGAGGGTTTCTTTAAGCGACTTTTGAAAGACAATAAGTCAGAAGAGGAGGAGATATCAAACAATTCCGAGGGGTTCTTTAAGAGGCTAAGGAGTAGtaaaggagatgaagaggaatTGACATCGAGTTCAGATGGATTCTTTAAGAGATTGTTACGAGATAAtaaaggagatgaagaggaatTGGGTGCCAACTCGGAGGGTTTCTTCAAGAAGTTATTGCGGGATAGTAAAAATGAAGACGAGGAGCCAAATGCAAACACAGAAGGGTTCTTCAAGAAACTTTTTCATGAGAGCAAGAATGAGGATGATAAAGTTTCTAACGCAGTAGATGATGAGGAAAAAGATGGGTTTCTTAAGAAACTTTTCAAAGAAAAGtttgatgagaaaagaaatGGTAACGAGAGGAATGAGACAGATGAAACCGTGTATACTGACGAAACATCTGGTGAAGATAACGGAAGGGAgggatttttcaaaaaattgtttaaagaGAAGTTTGAagacaaaccaaacattggcAAAGCCGATGATGGGAATGAAAGCGAGGATGACGAATCTTCAGAATTCTCACTGTTCAGAAGATTGTTCCGTAGACATCCAGAAGACGTAAAAACTACTTTACCAAGTGAAAACTGCAGCAATGGCGGTTTTGTTGAAAGCAGTCCTGGGACAGAAAACTTTTTCCGCAAATTGTTCAGAGATCGTGACAGGTCTGTTGAAGATTCTGAACTTTTTGGCTCAAAGAAATATAAGGAG AAGTGTCCAGGTTCACCCAAACCGCAGAATAATACTCCATCTAAAAAGCCCCCTCTACCAAACAATACTGCAGCACAGTTCAGGAAAGGGTCTTACCACGAGTCTTTAGAGTTTGTACATGCATTATGTGAAACGTCATATGATTTGGTAGACATTTTTCCCATTGAAGATCGGAAGACCGCTCTTCGTGAG TCTATTGCAGAGATCAATTCCCATTTAGCTCAGGCTGAAACTACTGGAg GAATCTGTTTTCCAATGGGGAGAGGAGTTTATCGTGTTGTTAATATTCCTGAAGACGAGTATGTTCTTTTGAATTCTAGGGAAAAGGTGCCTTATATGATATGTGTGGAAGTTTTGAAAGCAGAAACACCCTG TGGTGCTAAAACCACATCTACTTCCCTTAAGCTTTCTAAAGGAGGCATTCCACTGGCAAACGGGGATGCATTCTTGCACAAGCCACCTCCATGGGCTTATCCGCTATCTACTGCTCAGGAGGTTTACCGTAACAGTGCAGACCGAATGTCATTATCAACTGTTGAAGCAATTGATCAAGCAATGACTCATAAGTCTGAGGTAAAACTTGTGAATGCATGTCTCTCGGTGGAGACGCATAGTAATTCAAATACCAAATCAGTAAGCAGTGGTGTGACTGGTGTCCTGAGGACTGGTTTGGAAAGTGATCTTGAGTGGGTCAGGCTGGTGCTGACGGCTGATCCAGGTCTTAGAATGGAAAGTATTACTGATCCGAAAACCCCACGTCGAAAGGAACATCGTCGTGTTTCAAGTATAGTTGCCTACGAGGAAGTAAGG GCTGCTGCAGCGAAGGGAGAGGCACCTCCAGGTCTTCCTCTCAAAGGGGCTGGTCAGGATTCATCAGATGCACAACCAATG GCCAATGGTGGCATGCTGAAAGCAGGTGATGCCTTATCTGGTGAATTTTGGGAGGGGAAGCGACTAAGAATTCGTAAAGATTCAATATATGGCAACCTACCAGGTTGGGACTTGCGCTCT ATCATTGTGAAGAGCGGTGATGACTGTCGGCAGGAACATCTTGCGGTTCAACTTATATCtcatttttttg ATATATTCCAGGAAGCAGGGCTTCCCCTCTGGTTACGTCCTTATGAAGTCTTGGTGACATCTTCATACACTGCCCTTATAGAAACAATTCCAGATACG GCTTCTATTCATTCTATTAAAAGTAGATACCCTAACATCACAAGCCTGCGTGATTTTTTTGATGCCAAGTTTAAAGAGAACTCTCCAAGTTTTAAGCTTGCTCAG AGGAATTTTGTTGAGAGCATGGCTGGATATTCTTTGGTCTGTTACCTTCTGCAG ATAAAAGACCGTCATAATGGAAACCTTCTGATGGATGAAGAAGGTCACATTATACACATTGATTTCGGCTTTATGCTTTCAAATTCTCCTGGTGGCGTGAACTTTGAGAGTGCCCCATTTAAGCTAACTCGGGAACTTCTTGAG GTCATGGATTCTGATGCTGAAGGGCTTCCAAGCGAGTTCTTTGACTATTTCAAG GTGCTATGCATTCAAGGATTCCTAACATGTCGAAAACACGCAGAACGGATTATTCTTCTCGTCGAAATGTTACAG GATTCAGGTTTTCCTTGCTTCAAAGGTGGTCCACGCACCATTCAGAATCTAAGAAAAAGGTTCCATTTAAGTTTAACCGAAGAG CAATGCGTCTCTTTGGTGCTCTCTCTAATCAGCAGCAGCTTAGATGCTTGGCGAACTCGACAATACGATTACTACCAAAGGGTGTTGAATGGAATACGATGA
- a CDS encoding Bifunctional inhibitor/lipid-transfer protein/seed storage 2S albumin superfamily protein, whose amino-acid sequence MAYFSTATSLLLLVLSVSSPYVHGASDCDTLVITLFPCLPFISIGGTADTPTASCCSSLKNILDTKPICLCEGLKKAPLGIKLNVTKSATLPVACKLNAPPVSACDSLPPASPPTANGQVWGSGWAPAPSPSKGNSLIPISGFSFVIVTALAMFRI is encoded by the exons ATGGCTTACTTCTCCACAGCGAcatctcttctcctcctcgtCCTCTCTGTTTCCTCTCCTTATGTTCATGGAGCCTCCGACTGCGACACCCTTGTGATTACCCTGTTCCCATGTTTACCTTTTATATCGATCGGGGGTACGGCCGATACACCCACAGCTTCATGCTGCTCCAGTCTCAAAAATATTCTCGATACGAAACCGATATGTCTATGCGAAGGGTTGAAGAAGGCACCTTTAGGAATCAAACTCAACGTTACTAAATCTGCTACTCTTCCCGTTGCTTGTAAACTTAATGCTCCTCCGGTGTCAGCTTGTGATTCAT TGCCTCCTGCTAGTCCTCCTACTGCTAATGGGCAAG TATGGGGATCAGGATGGGCTCCAGCTCCAAGCCCTTCTAAAGGAAATTCATTGATCCCAATCTCTGGCTTTTCCTTTGTAATCGTTACCGCATTGGCCATGTTCCGTATCTAA
- the LAC14 gene encoding laccase 14 (laccase 14 (LAC14); FUNCTIONS IN: laccase activity; INVOLVED IN: oxidation reduction, lignin catabolic process; LOCATED IN: endomembrane system, apoplast; EXPRESSED IN: central cell, fruit; CONTAINS InterPro DOMAIN/s: Multicopper oxidase, type 3 (InterPro:IPR011707), Laccase (InterPro:IPR017761), Multicopper oxidase, type 2 (InterPro:IPR011706), Cupredoxin (InterPro:IPR008972), Multicopper oxidase, copper-binding site (InterPro:IPR002355), Multicopper oxidase, type 1 (InterPro:IPR001117); BEST Arabidopsis thaliana protein match is: laccase 12 (TAIR:AT5G05390.1); Has 9817 Blast hits to 8551 proteins in 1490 species: Archae - 32; Bacteria - 4030; Metazoa - 479; Fungi - 3363; Plants - 1557; Viruses - 0; Other Eukaryotes - 356 (source: NCBI BLink).) yields the protein MEFKLNIPNTIIKTLQTIVFFLFVLLAFQIAEAEIHHHTFKIKSKAYTRLCNTNKILTVNGEFPGPTLKAYRGDKLIVNVINNANYNITLHWHGARQIRNPWSDGPEYVTQCPIRPGESYVYRIDLKVEEGTIWWHAHSQWARATVHGAFIVYPKRGSSYPFPKPHREIPLILGEWWKKENIMHIPGKANKTGGEPAISDSYTINGQPGYLYPCSKPETFKITVVRGRRYLLRIINAVMDEELFFAIANHTLTVVAKDGFYLKHFKSDYLMITPGQSMDVLLHANQRPNHYFVAARAYSSAFGAGFDKTTTTAILQYKGDTLNRIKPILPYLPPYNRTEASTRFTNQFRSQRPVNVPVKINTRLLYAISVNLMNCSDDRPCTGPFGKRFSSSINNISFVNPSVDILRAYYRHIGGVFQEDFPRNPPTKFNYTGENLPFPTRFGTKVVVLDYNSSVELILQGTTVWASNIHPIHLHGYNFYVVGSGFGNFDRRKDPLRYNLVDPPEETTVGVPRNGWTAVRFVANNPGVWLLHCHIERHATWGMNTVFIVKDGPTKSSRMVKPPPDLPSC from the exons ATGGAGTTCAAGCTCAACATTCCAAATACAATCATTAAAACTCTACAGACTATagtcttctttctctttgttcttcttgcaTTCCAAATCGCGGAAGCCGAGATTCACCACCACACTTTCAAG ATAAAGTCGAAAGCGTACACACGACTTTGTAATACCAACAAGATATTGACGGTGAACGGAGAATTTCCCGGACCAACGTTAAAAGCCTACCGTGGTGATAAGCTCATCGTCAATGTCATCAACAATGCAAACTACAACATTACTCTCCATTG GCACGGAGCAAGACAAATCAGGAATCCATGGTCGGACGGACCCGAATATGTGACTCAATGTCCGATCCGACCAGGAGAGAGCTATGTGTATAGAATCGATCTTAAGGTCGAAGAGGGAACGATTTGGTGGCATGCTCATAGCCAATGGGCACGTGCCACCGTCCATGGAGCTTTCATTGTCTACCCCAAACGTGGCTCATCTTATCCTTTTCCTAAGCCTCATCGTGAAATCCCGCTCATTCTAG GCGAATGgtggaagaaggaaaacatAATGCATATACCAGGAAAAGCTAATAAAACCGGAGGAGAACCGGCCATCTCTGACTCATATACCATAAACGGACAACCCGGTTATCTATACCCCTGCTCTAAACCGG AAACATTCAAAATAACGGTGGTGCGTGGCCGTCGATACCTTCTACGGATTATCAACGCCGTGATGGACGAAGAACTCTTCTTTGCAATCGCAAACCACACCTTAACCGTTGTAGCCAAAGACGGTTTCTACTTAAAACATTTCAAATCTGATTATCTAATGATCACTCCGGGACAATCTATGGACGTCCTCCTCCATGCGAACCAACGGCCTAACCACTACTTTGTGGCGGCCAGAGCTTACTCCTCCGCATTTGGTGCCGGTTTTGACAAAACCACCACCACAGCCATATTACAATACAAAGGTGATACCTTAAACCGGATTAAACCGATTCTACCCTATCTGCCTCCTTACAATCGTACCGAGGCATCTACCCGGTTCACTAACCAATTCAGAAGTCAGCGTCCGGTTAACGTCCCGGTTAAAATCAACACTCGTCTTCTCTACGCGATCTCCGTGAACTTGATGAATTGCTCCGACGATAGACCTTGTACCGGTCCGTTCGGTAAGAGATTCTCTTCGAGCATTAACAACATCAGCTTCGTGAACCCATCGGTCGACATTCTCCGAGCTTATTATCGCCACATCGGAGGCGTTTTCCAGGAGGATTTCCCGAGAAATCCGCCGACGAAATTCAACTACACCGGTGAGAATCTTCCATTTCCGACTAGGTTCGGGACGAAAGTTGTGGTTCTCGATTATAACTCGAGCGTTGAGCTGATTCTACAGGGGACAACCGTGTGGGCTTCGAATATTCACCCGATTCATCTGCATGGGTATAACTTCTACGTCGTGGGTTCGGGTTTTGGGAATTTCGATCGTCGTAAAGATCCGTTGAGGTATAACCTAGTTGATCCACCGGAGGAGACAACCGTCGGTGTTCCTCGTAACGGTTGGACCGCCGTCAGATTCGTAGCTAATAATCCAG GGGTGTGGTTGTTGCATTGCCATATAGAGAGACATGCCACATGGGGAATGAACACAGTGTTCATAGTGAAAGATGGACCGACTAAATCTTCCCGTATGGTCAAGCCTCCTCCTGATCTTCCTTCTTGTTAG
- a CDS encoding Bifunctional inhibitor/lipid-transfer protein/seed storage 2S albumin superfamily protein (Bifunctional inhibitor/lipid-transfer protein/seed storage 2S albumin superfamily protein; FUNCTIONS IN: lipid binding; INVOLVED IN: lipid transport; LOCATED IN: anchored to membrane; EXPRESSED IN: central cell, embryo, sepal, pedicel, pollen tube; EXPRESSED DURING: 4 anthesis, C globular stage; CONTAINS InterPro DOMAIN/s: Bifunctional inhibitor/plant lipid transfer protein/seed storage (InterPro:IPR016140), Plant lipid transfer protein/seed storage/trypsin-alpha amylase inhibitor (InterPro:IPR003612), Plant lipid transfer protein/Par allergen (InterPro:IPR000528), Plant lipid transfer protein/hydrophobic protein, helical domain (InterPro:IPR013770); BEST Arabidopsis thaliana protein match is: Bifunctional inhibitor/lipid-transfer protein/seed storage 2S albumin superfamily protein (TAIR:AT5G64080.2); Has 952 Blast hits to 948 proteins in 66 species: Archae - 0; Bacteria - 0; Metazoa - 0; Fungi - 0; Plants - 952; Viruses - 0; Other Eukaryotes - 0 (source: NCBI BLink).), with protein MAYFSTATSLLLLVLSVSSPYVHGASDCDTLVITLFPCLPFISIGGTADTPTASCCSSLKNILDTKPICLCEGLKKAPLGIKLNVTKSATLPVACKLNAPPVSACDSLPPASPPTANGQAPVWGSGWAPAPSPSKGNSLIPISGFSFVIVTALAMFRI; from the exons ATGGCTTACTTCTCCACAGCGAcatctcttctcctcctcgtCCTCTCTGTTTCCTCTCCTTATGTTCATGGAGCCTCCGACTGCGACACCCTTGTGATTACCCTGTTCCCATGTTTACCTTTTATATCGATCGGGGGTACGGCCGATACACCCACAGCTTCATGCTGCTCCAGTCTCAAAAATATTCTCGATACGAAACCGATATGTCTATGCGAAGGGTTGAAGAAGGCACCTTTAGGAATCAAACTCAACGTTACTAAATCTGCTACTCTTCCCGTTGCTTGTAAACTTAATGCTCCTCCGGTGTCAGCTTGTGATTCAT TGCCTCCTGCTAGTCCTCCTACTGCTAATGGGCAAG CTCCAGTATGGGGATCAGGATGGGCTCCAGCTCCAAGCCCTTCTAAAGGAAATTCATTGATCCCAATCTCTGGCTTTTCCTTTGTAATCGTTACCGCATTGGCCATGTTCCGTATCTAA
- a CDS encoding Ubiquitin family protein (Ubiquitin family protein; CONTAINS InterPro DOMAIN/s: Ubiquitin (InterPro:IPR000626), Ubiquitin supergroup (InterPro:IPR019955); BEST Arabidopsis thaliana protein match is: ubiquitin 12 (TAIR:AT1G55060.1); Has 8020 Blast hits to 3500 proteins in 614 species: Archae - 0; Bacteria - 2; Metazoa - 3485; Fungi - 998; Plants - 2061; Viruses - 142; Other Eukaryotes - 1332 (source: NCBI BLink).), whose translation MQVFIIDEDGKKYCVEVEKTTTIADMKTKIYDATGMENAYQYLEHRGKIVLEVHGGTTMDDYKIKACDIFHMSDRMRGG comes from the coding sequence aTGCAAGTGTTTATTATAGACGAAGATGGGAAAAAATATTGTGTCGAGGTTGAGAAGACAACTACTATCGCTGACATGAAAACGAAAATCTATGATGCTACGGGTATGGAAAATGCATACCAATACCTAGAACACCGTGGCAAGATAGTGCTTGAGGTCCATGGCGGAACCACCATGGATGACTACAAAATCAAAGCCTGTGACATTTTCCATATGAGCGATCGTATGCGTGGTGGGTAA